A single region of the Lactobacillus isalae genome encodes:
- a CDS encoding alpha/beta hydrolase has product MSKLANDTRVFKINPKIDVQNVRFENRYGFILAGHLYLPEKFKNGKKYAAIAISGPFGAVKEQSSGLYAQTLAERGFVTLAFDQSMTGESSGDRRNVASPDIFVEDFSAAVDFLGSQKFVDREKIGALGICGLGSHVLTAASIDVRIKAVATSVMYDMAESMWDGLNHSKTEAQRDKEKEYLAQIRWEEVDKGAQVGGYHELPFDENDNPVRSNKLLPEELPEGADPVTTEFFNYYVKRAYHPRSINSAHIWDATSPWGYYNFPLQQRIKKITQPKLIVTGERAHSRYMAEEAYERLTDPKELVEVPNATHTDLYDQMDKIPFDKFEEFFKEKLK; this is encoded by the coding sequence ATGTCAAAGTTAGCAAATGATACTAGAGTCTTTAAGATTAATCCTAAGATTGATGTTCAAAATGTGAGATTTGAAAATCGCTATGGCTTTATCTTAGCAGGACATTTATACTTACCTGAAAAGTTTAAAAATGGAAAGAAATATGCGGCTATTGCAATTTCTGGACCTTTTGGTGCAGTTAAGGAACAATCAAGCGGTCTTTATGCTCAAACTTTAGCTGAACGTGGCTTTGTTACTTTGGCTTTTGATCAATCAATGACTGGTGAAAGTTCAGGCGATCGACGTAACGTAGCTTCACCAGATATTTTTGTAGAAGACTTCAGTGCAGCAGTTGACTTTTTAGGTTCACAAAAGTTTGTTGATCGTGAAAAAATTGGTGCACTTGGAATCTGCGGTCTTGGTTCTCATGTTTTAACAGCAGCTTCAATTGATGTTCGTATTAAAGCAGTTGCAACTAGTGTTATGTATGACATGGCTGAGTCAATGTGGGATGGCTTAAATCACTCAAAGACTGAAGCACAACGTGATAAAGAAAAAGAATATTTAGCTCAAATACGTTGGGAAGAAGTAGACAAGGGTGCACAAGTTGGTGGTTATCATGAATTACCATTTGATGAAAACGACAATCCAGTTAGATCTAATAAGCTACTTCCTGAAGAATTGCCAGAAGGTGCTGATCCTGTAACGACTGAATTCTTTAACTATTATGTAAAACGTGCATATCACCCACGTTCAATTAATTCGGCTCATATTTGGGATGCAACTAGTCCTTGGGGCTATTACAATTTTCCATTACAACAACGAATTAAAAAAATTACGCAGCCTAAATTAATTGTAACTGGTGAAAGGGCTCATTCACGTTATATGGCAGAAGAAGCTTATGAAAGATTAACTGATCCAAAAGAATTAGTCGAAGTACCTAATGCTACTCATACTGATTTGTATGACCAAATGGACAAAATACCATTTGATAAGTTCGAGGAATTTTTCAAGGAAAAATTAAAATAA